From Sulfuricaulis sp., one genomic window encodes:
- a CDS encoding peroxiredoxin, whose protein sequence is MKKAVAGKPVPDAELQTTGGKALRLHDLKGKYAVLYFYPKDDTPGCTLEGQDFRDRHSQFKKLKAEIYGVSRDSLASHEKFKAKFKFPFELISDEGEKLCRLFDVIREKSLYGKKYMGVDRSTFILDKDGVLQKEFRSVKVKGHVDEVIEEIRKLQPPLSKRQ, encoded by the coding sequence ATGAAAAAAGCAGTGGCAGGGAAGCCCGTTCCCGACGCGGAATTGCAGACCACCGGCGGCAAAGCCCTCCGCCTGCACGATCTCAAGGGCAAATACGCGGTGCTGTATTTCTACCCCAAGGACGACACCCCCGGCTGCACCCTGGAAGGCCAGGATTTCCGCGACCGGCACAGCCAGTTCAAGAAACTCAAGGCCGAGATTTACGGCGTGTCGCGCGACAGTCTCGCCTCGCACGAAAAATTCAAGGCCAAGTTCAAATTCCCCTTCGAACTCATTTCCGATGAGGGCGAGAAACTCTGCCGCTTGTTCGACGTCATCCGCGAAAAAAGTCTTTACGGGAAAAAATACATGGGCGTGGATCGCAGCACTTTCATCCTCGACAAGGACGGCGTACTGCAAAAGGAATTCCGCAGCGTCAAGGTAAAAGGGCACGTCGACGAAGTCATTGAGGAAATCAGGAAACTGCAACCCCCGTTATCAAAGCGTCAATGA
- a CDS encoding lipoate--protein ligase family protein, which yields MTASSRDRWRLIDTGLRPAAENIAINRAMLDAHQEGLIPHTLRFLRFQPSALVGFHQSVEQELRTDYCATHGIAIQRRITGGGAIYFDETQIGWELYLHRRVLGTADMQEISRRICEMAAAGMRRLGVDAQFRPRNDIEVNGRKISGTGGAFEGDSIMYQGTLLIDFDIEKMLRVLRIPVEKLSDKAIASARERVANLKDLLGVAPERETVMESLAQSFAEGFGVEFEPVATMSGPEQEKFIQALAEIDHPDWINLVSRPLTDAPILEGLYKADGGLMRVVLAVDKPANRIKQAWFTGDFFVNPKRMIVDLEAALRDSSLTAYRHTVNEFFRRYPVEMLRLRPEDFSQTIENALVALTAESVPVAGGVTP from the coding sequence ATGACTGCTTCTTCTCGCGATCGTTGGCGCCTGATCGACACCGGGTTACGACCGGCAGCAGAAAACATCGCCATCAACCGCGCCATGCTCGACGCGCATCAGGAGGGGCTGATCCCGCACACGCTGCGTTTCCTGCGCTTCCAGCCGAGCGCACTCGTCGGTTTTCATCAGAGTGTGGAACAGGAGCTGCGTACGGATTATTGCGCGACGCACGGGATTGCCATCCAGCGGCGCATCACTGGTGGGGGCGCGATTTATTTTGACGAAACCCAGATCGGCTGGGAGCTGTATCTCCACCGGCGCGTGCTGGGCACGGCCGACATGCAGGAAATCTCCCGGCGCATCTGCGAAATGGCAGCCGCCGGGATGCGCCGTCTCGGCGTGGATGCGCAGTTTCGCCCGCGCAATGACATCGAGGTCAACGGCCGAAAAATCTCCGGCACCGGCGGTGCTTTCGAGGGCGATTCGATCATGTACCAGGGGACGCTACTGATCGATTTCGATATCGAGAAGATGCTGCGCGTGCTGCGTATCCCGGTGGAGAAATTGTCCGACAAGGCCATCGCCTCGGCGCGTGAGCGCGTGGCTAATTTGAAGGACCTGCTTGGCGTCGCGCCGGAGAGGGAAACAGTCATGGAGTCTCTGGCGCAATCCTTCGCCGAAGGCTTCGGTGTCGAGTTCGAACCGGTGGCAACCATGAGCGGACCCGAACAGGAAAAATTCATTCAGGCCCTGGCAGAAATAGATCATCCGGACTGGATCAATCTTGTCAGTCGCCCCTTGACCGATGCGCCGATCCTTGAAGGACTGTACAAGGCTGACGGTGGATTAATGCGAGTGGTGCTTGCCGTGGATAAGCCAGCCAACCGGATCAAGCAGGCCTGGTTCACGGGTGATTTTTTCGTCAACCCCAAACGCATGATCGTGGATCTCGAAGCGGCGTTGCGCGATTCCTCACTGACGGCATATCGCCATACCGTGAATGAGTTTTTCAGACGTTACCCGGTGGAGATGTTGCGGCTGCGCCCGGAAGATTTCTCCCAAACAATCGAAAATGCACTGGTTGCGCTTACCGCGGAATCCGTTCCTGTAGCCGGAGGTGTGACGCCATGA
- a CDS encoding glycine cleavage system protein H, whose amino-acid sequence MGAVRGCNLPDDLMYNVESNVWAKREADGNVTVGLTAYACSLAGEIVSYTPKKIGKAVEKDKSCATVESGKWVGPVKTPVAGEVVAVNEAVSAKPGTINQDPYAQGWVVKVKPSNWDADITSLKTGAAAMTSFEAKMQADGFKGC is encoded by the coding sequence ATGGGCGCAGTAAGAGGATGCAATCTTCCCGATGACTTGATGTACAACGTGGAAAGCAATGTTTGGGCAAAGCGTGAAGCGGATGGCAATGTCACCGTTGGTTTGACCGCCTATGCCTGCTCGCTGGCGGGTGAAATCGTTTCCTACACACCGAAGAAGATCGGCAAGGCAGTTGAAAAGGACAAATCCTGCGCCACCGTGGAATCCGGCAAGTGGGTGGGGCCGGTGAAGACACCGGTGGCAGGCGAAGTGGTGGCGGTGAATGAGGCGGTCTCGGCCAAACCCGGCACTATCAACCAGGATCCCTATGCCCAGGGCTGGGTGGTGAAGGTGAAACCATCCAATTGGGATGCGGATATTACCAGCCTCAAGACCGGTGCGGCGGCCATGACCTCATTTGAGGCCAAGATGCAGGCCGATGGTTTCAAGGGCTGTTAA
- a CDS encoding type IV pilus twitching motility protein PilT produces MSESTNPNIGSNPAEVDRATASISSTTDPLKLLSQVLAHAVRVNASDIHLRTRNHPILRVDGNLRALREIPPLPPDFMDRLSRTMMSARLLAIFEKAHQVDLSIGFKDIGRVRANIFYQRGSIGMVLRVISTSIPTPEELFLPEIVLAFTKMERGLVLLTGSTGSGKSTTLASLINSINLSRSEHIITIEDPVEFLFSEKRSIITQREVGIDTNTFAEAMRAALREDPDVILLGEMRDPETIETAMTAAETGHLVFSTVHSPGAADTISRIVTSFSPEAQVGIRAKLAQNLRGVVSQRLLPRKNNQGRIVACEVMTVSALAREYILDPLKIKELGDLVRKGTQAEGMLDFDSSLLSLVKQGHIDEETALFYATSPTDLKLKLEGYA; encoded by the coding sequence ATGTCCGAATCCACCAATCCAAATATCGGCTCCAATCCGGCGGAGGTTGATCGAGCAACCGCTTCGATCAGCAGCACGACCGATCCGCTGAAGCTGCTCAGCCAGGTGCTGGCGCATGCGGTGCGTGTCAATGCCTCGGATATTCATTTACGTACGCGCAATCATCCGATCCTGCGGGTGGACGGCAACCTGCGCGCCCTGCGCGAGATTCCGCCGCTGCCGCCTGATTTCATGGATCGGTTATCGCGCACCATGATGTCGGCGCGTTTATTGGCCATATTCGAGAAAGCTCACCAGGTGGACCTTTCCATCGGTTTCAAGGACATCGGCCGCGTACGCGCCAACATTTTTTATCAACGCGGTTCGATCGGCATGGTGTTGCGCGTCATCAGTACCAGCATCCCTACGCCCGAGGAATTGTTCCTGCCTGAAATCGTGTTGGCGTTCACGAAAATGGAGCGCGGCCTGGTGTTGCTCACGGGCTCCACCGGTTCCGGCAAATCCACGACACTGGCCTCGCTCATCAACAGCATTAATCTTTCGCGCAGCGAACACATCATCACCATCGAGGACCCGGTCGAATTCCTGTTTTCCGAAAAACGCTCGATCATCACCCAGCGCGAAGTCGGCATCGACACCAACACCTTCGCCGAGGCCATGCGCGCCGCCCTGCGCGAAGACCCGGATGTGATTCTGCTGGGTGAGATGCGCGATCCGGAAACCATTGAAACAGCCATGACGGCGGCGGAAACCGGTCATCTTGTATTCTCGACGGTGCACTCGCCGGGAGCGGCCGATACGATTTCGCGCATCGTCACCAGCTTTTCACCGGAGGCACAGGTCGGTATCCGTGCCAAGCTTGCCCAGAACCTGCGCGGTGTCGTGAGCCAGCGGCTGCTGCCGCGCAAGAACAACCAGGGGCGTATCGTGGCCTGCGAGGTCATGACGGTCTCGGCGCTCGCACGCGAATACATTCTCGATCCGCTCAAAATCAAGGAATTGGGCGATCTCGTCCGCAAGGGAACTCAGGCCGAAGGCATGTTGGATTTCGACAGCTCGTTGCTCAGTCTGGTAAAGCAGGGCCACATCGATGAAGAGACTGCCTTGTTCTACGCGACCAGTCCGACCGATCTCAAACTTAAACTGGAAGGATACGCCTAA
- a CDS encoding RtcB family protein: MDITLFSRHTDYEWEIAPHGTMRVPAVIYADEALIRTMDHKVYEQLCNIATLPGIVKAAYAMPDAHWGYGFPIGGVAAFDPDDGGVVSAGGVGFDISCGVRCLHTGLNTEDVMAVQKTLADTLYRDIPAGLGSTGAIRLNPSEMDAMLSGGAAWAVEQGYGDANDLEHIEEHGQMRGARTDCVSEQAKKRQRDEMGTLGSGNHYLEVQKVAKVFDTNAANVFGIHENDVVVSIHCGSRGLGHQIGTEFLKEMVTAASHYGIKLPDRELACAPIHSPLGENYLGAMRAAINCALANRQILTHLVRDAFAQVIPKARLSLLYDVSHNTCKVEEHVVDGKRRKLHVHRKGATRAFGPGHTDIPGRLRAVGQPVLIGGSMGTGSYILTGTAKSEALSFSSACHGAGRAMSRHQAHKTWKGRQVIDDLAARGILIRSPSGRGVAEEAPGAYKDVSAVVDAADAAGLARRVAWLEPLVCIKG; the protein is encoded by the coding sequence ATGGATATCACGCTTTTCAGCCGTCACACCGATTACGAATGGGAGATCGCCCCGCACGGCACCATGCGTGTGCCGGCGGTGATTTACGCCGACGAAGCTCTGATCCGCACCATGGACCACAAGGTCTATGAGCAGCTGTGCAACATCGCCACCCTGCCCGGCATCGTCAAGGCCGCCTACGCCATGCCCGACGCGCATTGGGGCTATGGCTTTCCCATCGGTGGCGTGGCTGCCTTCGATCCCGATGATGGCGGCGTGGTATCCGCAGGCGGCGTCGGATTCGATATTTCCTGTGGCGTGCGCTGCCTGCATACCGGACTCAACACCGAAGATGTCATGGCGGTCCAGAAAACACTGGCCGATACCTTATATAGGGATATTCCGGCGGGCCTGGGCAGCACCGGCGCCATCCGGCTCAATCCATCTGAAATGGATGCGATGCTGTCAGGCGGCGCGGCCTGGGCGGTGGAACAGGGCTATGGTGACGCGAATGATCTGGAACATATCGAGGAACATGGCCAGATGCGCGGCGCGCGTACGGACTGCGTGTCGGAACAGGCCAAGAAGCGCCAGCGCGACGAAATGGGGACGCTCGGCAGCGGCAATCACTATCTTGAAGTGCAGAAAGTCGCAAAGGTCTTCGACACGAACGCGGCAAATGTTTTTGGCATTCATGAAAACGACGTCGTCGTCAGCATACACTGCGGATCGCGCGGCCTCGGACACCAAATCGGTACCGAATTCCTGAAGGAGATGGTGACAGCGGCTTCGCACTACGGCATTAAACTACCCGACCGCGAACTCGCCTGCGCGCCGATCCATTCCCCGCTGGGTGAAAATTACCTTGGGGCCATGCGCGCCGCCATCAATTGCGCGCTCGCCAACCGCCAGATACTGACCCATCTGGTACGCGACGCCTTCGCGCAGGTTATCCCGAAAGCGCGTCTGTCACTGCTTTACGATGTCTCGCACAACACCTGCAAGGTGGAAGAACATGTCGTGGATGGCAAGCGGCGCAAACTCCATGTGCACCGCAAGGGCGCCACGCGCGCCTTCGGTCCCGGTCATACCGACATTCCCGGACGGCTTCGCGCCGTCGGCCAGCCAGTGCTGATTGGCGGATCGATGGGCACCGGCTCCTATATTCTCACCGGTACCGCGAAAAGTGAGGCGTTGTCATTCAGCTCCGCCTGCCACGGTGCGGGTCGCGCCATGAGCCGGCACCAGGCGCACAAAACCTGGAAGGGCCGGCAGGTCATCGATGATCTCGCCGCGCGCGGCATCCTGATACGCAGCCCTTCCGGGCGTGGCGTGGCCGAGGAGGCGCCGGGTGCTTACAAGGATGTGTCCGCCGTCGTGGACGCTGCCGATGCCGCGGGTCTGGCGCGCAGGGTTGCGTGGCTGGAACCGCTCGTCTGCATAAAGGGTTAG
- a CDS encoding NAD(P)/FAD-dependent oxidoreductase yields the protein MNVNRKISAISAPSVVKTHISEIKTVDVLVVGAGPGGSAAAWRAAKAGYRVLVVERKKRIGEPVQCAEFIPGPMVDYARDDGVLSQHIEGMKTYLPSGTVAPSPFPGLMVDRAAFDRALAARAAAAGADIMIDTGLVALDATRRIARVRHDDRSSEIHYQLLMAADGPHSPVARLLGLPPLSVIQTRQYTVPLKAAYADTDIWLSDEFPGGYGWLFPKGGLANLGLGIDRQLKPDLKTPLEHLHGELVRQGRVGPEVMQRTGGAIPVGGLRERLVYKHTLFIGDAGGFTHPITGAGIAAAVQSGERAGLAAVEYIDGNVRALESYAEDMREQYGPTLARAVERRAELARHWRSAQANDDPVQRRGWIAFREYFA from the coding sequence ATGAATGTAAACCGGAAAATCTCTGCGATCTCTGCGCCCTCTGTGGTGAAAACTCATATTTCAGAGATTAAGACAGTAGATGTGCTGGTGGTGGGAGCCGGGCCGGGCGGTTCGGCGGCGGCATGGCGTGCCGCGAAAGCGGGATATCGGGTACTCGTGGTCGAAAGGAAGAAACGCATCGGCGAGCCGGTGCAATGTGCGGAGTTCATACCCGGCCCCATGGTGGATTACGCCCGTGATGACGGCGTTCTGTCGCAGCACATCGAGGGCATGAAAACCTATCTTCCTTCAGGAACCGTGGCGCCATCGCCCTTCCCGGGCCTGATGGTGGATCGTGCCGCCTTTGACCGCGCCCTGGCCGCGCGTGCCGCGGCGGCAGGTGCAGATATTATGATTGATACCGGGTTAGTAGCCTTGGATGCTACGCGGCGAATTGCGCGCGTCCGCCATGACGATCGCAGCAGCGAAATTCACTATCAGCTTCTGATGGCGGCAGATGGCCCTCATTCCCCGGTCGCGCGCCTGCTGGGATTGCCGCCCCTGTCCGTGATCCAGACGCGCCAATATACCGTCCCGCTGAAAGCAGCCTATGCCGATACCGATATCTGGTTATCCGATGAATTTCCCGGCGGCTATGGCTGGTTGTTCCCGAAAGGAGGGTTGGCCAACCTGGGGCTTGGCATTGATCGCCAGTTAAAACCGGACCTGAAAACACCGCTGGAACATCTCCATGGGGAACTCGTCCGGCAGGGGCGGGTGGGGCCGGAAGTTATGCAGCGCACTGGCGGTGCCATTCCCGTAGGCGGCTTGCGTGAGCGCCTTGTATACAAGCACACCCTTTTCATCGGAGACGCTGGGGGATTCACACACCCCATCACCGGCGCCGGCATCGCCGCCGCGGTGCAGTCGGGTGAACGCGCCGGGCTGGCCGCGGTGGAGTATATAGATGGCAATGTCCGCGCGCTGGAAAGCTATGCCGAAGACATGCGCGAACAATACGGACCCACGTTGGCCCGCGCCGTGGAGCGGCGTGCGGAGCTCGCGCGCCACTGGCGCAGCGCGCAGGCCAACGACGACCCCGTCCAGCGTCGTGGCTGGATTGCCTTTCGTGAATATTTTGCTTGA
- a CDS encoding radical SAM protein, giving the protein MSAATDIDSIPVTFYRPNYHIKTPAMRSPEYVQLSTAAAITLGLIDGQMHRTACTHCLNLLVTYPEGCRANCAYCGLARHREETRDYADRNFIRVDWPAVHYDEVIARVKKSEDKDQFERMCISMISHPDSNDDTFILLEKWVREVPQIPVSILSNPTTLDYDDLVRMHDLGADIFTVALDAVTPEIFDRTRGKGVDSPHKWEKYWRTLEWAAEIYGPENFGAHLICGMGETEQEILEVAQRICDMGGHNHMFAFFPERGSLMEDWEPVPRDQWRRVQLARYLMDYAGGHFSRMQFDASGKLSDYGFDKEALEAIMQSGKPFQTSGCPGRQDDVSACNRPYGDSMPADIRSFPFALNAADIEKVQRQMRGEDISTYEE; this is encoded by the coding sequence ATGAGCGCCGCCACCGATATCGATTCGATACCTGTCACGTTTTATCGTCCGAATTACCATATCAAGACGCCGGCAATGCGTTCGCCGGAATACGTGCAGTTGTCCACCGCTGCGGCCATCACCCTGGGCTTGATCGATGGTCAGATGCATCGTACGGCCTGCACGCATTGTCTTAATCTGCTGGTAACGTATCCGGAAGGTTGCCGCGCCAATTGCGCCTACTGCGGTCTGGCGCGTCACCGGGAGGAGACGCGTGACTATGCCGACCGCAATTTCATCCGCGTCGACTGGCCGGCAGTGCATTACGACGAAGTGATCGCGCGTGTCAAAAAGAGCGAGGACAAGGACCAGTTCGAGCGCATGTGTATCTCCATGATCAGCCACCCCGACTCTAATGACGATACTTTTATCCTGTTGGAAAAATGGGTGCGAGAGGTACCGCAAATCCCGGTTTCGATTCTCTCCAACCCCACGACGCTGGATTACGACGACCTCGTGCGCATGCATGATCTGGGCGCCGATATTTTCACGGTAGCGCTGGATGCGGTAACGCCTGAAATCTTTGACCGTACCCGCGGGAAGGGCGTGGACAGTCCGCACAAGTGGGAGAAATACTGGCGCACGCTCGAATGGGCTGCCGAAATCTATGGGCCGGAGAATTTTGGTGCACACCTTATATGCGGCATGGGCGAAACTGAACAGGAGATACTTGAGGTGGCGCAGCGGATTTGTGACATGGGTGGGCACAATCACATGTTCGCGTTCTTCCCCGAGCGCGGTTCGCTGATGGAGGACTGGGAACCGGTGCCGCGGGATCAGTGGCGGCGGGTGCAACTGGCGCGATACCTTATGGATTACGCCGGGGGTCACTTCAGCCGGATGCAGTTCGACGCCTCGGGCAAGTTGTCTGATTACGGGTTTGATAAGGAAGCCCTGGAAGCGATCATGCAATCCGGGAAACCGTTTCAGACTTCCGGTTGCCCCGGTCGCCAGGACGATGTTTCGGCCTGCAACCGTCCTTATGGCGATTCCATGCCGGCGGATATCCGCTCATTTCCCTTCGCCCTGAATGCCGCCGACATTGAAAAGGTGCAGCGACAAATGCGGGGGGAGGACATTTCTACTTATGAGGAATGA
- a CDS encoding selenium metabolism-associated LysR family transcriptional regulator, with amino-acid sequence MADRRLQVFHTVARLLSFTKAAETLHMTQPAVTFQIRQLEEYFNTRLFDRTHNRISLTAAGERVFEYAERIVALYSEMDIRVRELTGDVSGILIIGASTTIAEYTLPSLLGEFKEKHPGINIRLKVSNSVGIVHMVEDNSVDVGIVESPIANKNLVVEVCWHDKLVFICPPQHPLTKKLKITAEDLLGLPFVCREEGSGTRDFINEYLAKNNMEMNDLNINLEVGNPEAVKSAVEAGLGVSIVSQATVVKELKLGTLAVRPLEPQLERPFSLVFQRQKFRLRAMDEFMDFAHEHCEKRSAQ; translated from the coding sequence ATGGCGGATCGCAGACTGCAGGTTTTTCACACCGTGGCGCGGCTGCTGAGCTTCACCAAGGCGGCGGAGACGTTGCACATGACGCAGCCGGCCGTAACGTTTCAGATCCGGCAGTTGGAGGAGTATTTCAACACGCGCTTGTTCGACCGTACCCACAATCGCATCAGTCTTACGGCCGCGGGTGAACGCGTCTTCGAATACGCAGAACGCATCGTCGCGCTCTATTCGGAGATGGATATCCGGGTGCGCGAGCTGACGGGCGACGTCAGCGGTATTCTGATCATTGGCGCCAGCACGACCATCGCGGAATACACGCTCCCGAGCCTGCTCGGCGAATTCAAGGAAAAACATCCAGGGATCAATATTCGCCTCAAGGTGTCGAATTCCGTGGGGATTGTTCACATGGTCGAGGACAATTCCGTGGACGTGGGCATTGTCGAGTCGCCGATTGCTAACAAGAATCTCGTGGTGGAGGTCTGTTGGCACGACAAGCTCGTGTTCATCTGCCCTCCGCAGCACCCCCTGACCAAAAAATTGAAAATCACGGCGGAAGACCTGTTGGGACTGCCGTTTGTTTGCCGCGAGGAGGGATCGGGTACGCGCGACTTCATCAACGAATACCTCGCGAAGAACAACATGGAGATGAACGACCTTAACATCAATCTTGAGGTCGGCAACCCCGAGGCGGTCAAGAGCGCGGTCGAAGCGGGCCTGGGTGTTTCCATCGTTTCGCAGGCGACGGTGGTGAAGGAACTGAAGTTGGGCACGCTGGCGGTGCGCCCACTCGAGCCGCAGCTCGAGCGGCCTTTTTCCCTCGTCTTTCAGCGGCAGAAATTCCGTTTGCGCGCGATGGACGAATTCATGGACTTTGCGCATGAACATTGCGAAAAGCGCTCCGCGCAATAA
- a CDS encoding OmpP1/FadL family transporter, with the protein MSGMKRNVVLALAVAAAVAAPAAFATNGYFAHGYGVKAFGMAGAGVAYPQDSLAAATNPAGMVMVGARKDVGVQLFNPSPRSQESVGGSLSTGKNESDGDFFFVPEGGFNTMLDANTSIGVSVYGNGGMNTEYKTNTFLGLGAGTSPLGVDLAQLIIAPTWSTKLNKDNAFGASLLLGYQRFKATGLEAFGGNSTDSTKLTNNGYDSATGTGVRIGWTGNVSPTVTLGATYASKIAMSKFDKYKGLFAEQGDFDIPANYAVGMAIKMNPKMNVALDVQKIEYGSVKSIANPLDAAPSGATTLGNDGGAGFGWKDQTVVKLGFDYKYSNEWMLRAGWNHGSSPIPDSQLLFNIIAPAVVEDHLTLGATMHTGKSSEVNFAYMHAFEGKQTGPVLAAFGGGTSELKMSQNAFSMSWGWGF; encoded by the coding sequence ATGTCGGGCATGAAACGAAATGTGGTTCTGGCTTTGGCAGTAGCGGCGGCGGTGGCAGCACCCGCGGCATTTGCTACGAACGGTTACTTTGCCCATGGATACGGCGTCAAGGCCTTTGGTATGGCGGGTGCCGGTGTGGCATATCCGCAGGACTCACTGGCCGCTGCGACCAATCCTGCAGGTATGGTTATGGTTGGCGCTCGCAAAGATGTTGGTGTGCAGTTATTCAATCCCTCGCCGAGAAGCCAGGAATCTGTGGGTGGATCATTGTCTACGGGAAAGAATGAGAGCGACGGTGATTTCTTTTTCGTGCCGGAAGGTGGTTTTAATACCATGCTTGACGCCAACACCAGTATCGGCGTGTCGGTATACGGCAACGGTGGTATGAACACCGAATACAAAACGAATACCTTTTTAGGACTGGGCGCAGGTACCTCACCGCTAGGTGTGGATCTGGCACAACTCATCATTGCCCCAACCTGGTCAACGAAGCTGAATAAGGATAATGCCTTTGGTGCTTCACTGCTGCTGGGTTACCAGCGCTTCAAGGCTACCGGCCTTGAAGCTTTCGGTGGCAACTCAACTGACAGTACAAAGCTGACCAACAATGGTTATGATAGTGCGACGGGTACGGGTGTTCGTATCGGCTGGACGGGCAACGTAAGCCCCACCGTGACCTTGGGTGCAACATATGCGTCCAAGATCGCCATGAGTAAGTTTGACAAATATAAAGGTCTTTTCGCAGAGCAGGGTGATTTCGACATCCCGGCAAATTATGCGGTGGGTATGGCCATTAAGATGAATCCCAAAATGAATGTCGCCCTTGATGTGCAAAAAATCGAATATGGTTCTGTTAAGTCGATCGCCAACCCACTAGACGCAGCGCCTTCTGGCGCAACTACTCTTGGCAATGATGGAGGAGCGGGTTTTGGCTGGAAAGATCAGACCGTCGTCAAGCTCGGGTTTGATTACAAGTACAGTAATGAATGGATGTTGAGGGCCGGCTGGAATCATGGAAGCAGCCCAATTCCAGACTCTCAACTGCTGTTTAACATCATCGCGCCTGCCGTGGTTGAGGATCATCTGACCTTGGGCGCAACGATGCACACAGGGAAGAGCAGCGAGGTCAACTTTGCTTATATGCATGCCTTTGAGGGCAAACAGACAGGTCCAGTGTTAGCTGCGTTTGGTGGCGGTACGTCCGAACTTAAAATGTCTCAGAACGCATTTTCAATGAGCTGGGGATGGGGTTTTTAA
- a CDS encoding PhoH family protein — MTTKRKIFVVDTNVLVHDPASILRFKEHDVVIPIVVLEELDNIKVGMSEVARNVRQVSRLLDELVEKANGDISHGIKLPSVSKDFETGHLFFHMEEPRSPLPFGLSGRSADNALLAITLDLGKSHPDRQTILVSKDINLRLKARALGMLAEDYTNDQVLDDTNLLFSGAEKLAADFWEKHSKNMESWKEEGRTFYRLRGPKARTWLPNQFLYINGTNTDKSFEAVVRRIENDSAIIEVVKDFAADRNKVWGISARNREQNFAFNLLMDPEVDFVSLLGQAGTGKTLLTLAAALMQTLESKRYTEIIMTRMTVPVGEDIGFLPGTEEEKMGPWMGALEDNLDVLQETATQEHGAWARAATHDLLRHRIRIKSLNFMRGRTFLKKFLIIDEAQNLSPHQIKTLVTRAGPGSKIVCLGNIAQIDTPYLTETTSGLTYVVDRFKQWEHSGHITLQRGERSRLADYASEIL, encoded by the coding sequence ATGACCACCAAAAGAAAAATCTTCGTCGTCGACACCAACGTCCTTGTCCACGATCCGGCCTCAATTCTGCGTTTCAAGGAACACGATGTGGTCATTCCCATCGTGGTGCTGGAAGAGCTCGACAATATCAAGGTTGGCATGTCCGAAGTCGCCCGCAACGTGCGCCAGGTCAGTCGCCTGCTGGACGAGCTGGTGGAAAAAGCCAATGGCGATATCAGCCACGGCATCAAGCTGCCTTCGGTTTCCAAGGACTTCGAGACCGGGCATCTCTTCTTTCACATGGAAGAGCCGCGCAGCCCCCTGCCGTTCGGTCTTTCCGGCCGCAGCGCGGACAATGCCCTGCTCGCCATCACGCTCGACCTGGGCAAAAGCCATCCGGACCGACAAACTATTCTGGTCTCGAAGGATATTAACCTGCGTCTCAAGGCGCGCGCGCTCGGCATGCTCGCCGAGGACTACACCAACGATCAGGTGCTGGATGATACGAATCTGCTGTTTTCCGGAGCGGAAAAACTGGCTGCTGATTTCTGGGAAAAACACAGCAAGAACATGGAGTCCTGGAAAGAGGAAGGCCGCACGTTCTACCGCCTGCGCGGACCCAAGGCTCGCACCTGGCTCCCCAACCAGTTTTTGTACATTAACGGTACAAACACCGATAAAAGCTTCGAAGCCGTGGTGCGGCGTATTGAAAACGATTCCGCCATCATCGAAGTCGTCAAGGATTTTGCCGCGGATCGCAATAAAGTCTGGGGCATCAGTGCCCGCAACCGCGAGCAGAATTTTGCCTTCAACCTGCTCATGGACCCGGAGGTCGATTTCGTCAGTCTGCTCGGTCAGGCCGGCACCGGCAAGACACTGCTCACGTTAGCCGCCGCCTTAATGCAAACGCTGGAATCCAAGCGCTACACGGAAATCATCATGACGCGCATGACGGTGCCGGTCGGCGAGGACATCGGTTTCCTGCCCGGCACCGAAGAGGAAAAGATGGGGCCGTGGATGGGAGCGCTCGAGGACAACCTGGACGTACTGCAGGAAACCGCCACACAGGAACACGGCGCTTGGGCGCGTGCCGCCACGCACGACCTGCTGCGCCACCGCATTCGCATCAAGTCGCTCAACTTCATGCGCGGACGTACGTTCCTGAAGAAATTTCTGATCATCGACGAGGCGCAAAACCTGAGCCCGCATCAGATCAAAACCCTTGTTACCCGCGCCGGCCCCGGCAGCAAAATCGTCTGCCTTGGCAACATCGCCCAGATCGACACGCCTTATCTCACCGAAACCACCTCGGGTCTGACTTACGTGGTGGATCGCTTCAAGCAGTGGGAACACAGCGGGCACATCACACTGCAGCGCGGCGAGCGCTCGCGCCTGGCGGATTACGCATCGGAAATTCTCTGA